In Lentimicrobium sp. L6, the sequence GGGTAATGATAGCGATATTCTTTCCTTGCAATTCTGGATGCATAAACACAGAAGCAACAGTAATCAATTCTTCTCTACCGTAGCAACGAACAATTCCAGCTTTCTTAAATAAAGCATCAACAGCAAAATCAGGACTAGCTAAAGCGCCGGTATGAGAAGAAGCCGCACGGCTACCTGCATCACTAGAACCCGCTTTTACAGCCGCAATCTTACATCCTTTTTCGATTAATGACTTGGCATGCTTTAATAACTTATCTGGCTTGTCGACATTCTCAATATAAAGAAGCTTTACCTTGCTACTGGTTTCCGAATCAAAGGTCTCATCTAAATATTCCAAGACCTCCTCTACTCCTATTTGAGCAGAGTTTCCAACAGCATAAACCGAAGAAAAGCTTAATCCTTTATCTATACCAGCTTCCATAATAAAACAAGCAGTAGCACCAGAACCAGAAATAAAATCACATCCTTGAGGATCTAATTTAGGAATAGGCTCTGTAAAAATGCTGTGGTGTTGAGTGGTTAAAATACCCGTACAATTAGGTCCAATTAAAGAACCACCATGCTTATTGATTTGATCAACAATTTTCTGCTCTAGAATAGCCCCTTCTTCGCTTTCCTCACTAAAACCTGCAGATATGATAATAAATGCTTTGGTGTTTTTATTCTCAGTAAGGAACTCAATAGTAGGTAAACTATATTTTGCTGCAATGGCAATAATAGCCAAATCTACATTAGGCAATTCTTTTAAATCACGATAAGATTTTATACCTTGTATTTCATCTTCTTTGGGATTTGAAACATATAAATTGCCCTGGTAATTACCATCTACCAAATTTTTAAGGATTTTTCCACCTGGCTTATGGATATCATTAGAACCTCCAATGACCACAATACTAGAGGGATTCACTAATTGCTGAACTATCATTTTATGCTGTTTTAAGTATTATTTTCTGTGAGCTAAATTAGAAAGAATCCGCTAAATTTCAATACGAGAGATGCCTATTTTAGTTAATAGTTAACAACTTACAGTGAACTATAATTAATTATAACAGACCTACTTTTTGAGACAAGGCTAAATAACGGTCAAGAATTAATCGCTAATAGAAAAATAAATAACAATGAGCAGGTTTGCATTTAACACATATTCTCTACCATGAACTGAACATAACTATCTCATCCAATATGTAAATTTATTATTGTCAAGGTATCGATTTGATCATTTAAAAAATAGTATTTCACACCACCAGAAAAACTTGTCTCATAATCTTCAATAAGAACTTTGTCAACAAACTCACCTTTATACTCTGCATAAAAACTATTATTCTTTAGTAAGAAAAAAGGAACTAATACATTATCAAGCTCCATTGTATCTGAATTTGAATTTTCAGCTAATCTATGTAACACATCTTTTAAGCCAACCTGTTTAGGGGGGATTGTATCTTCTATATTTGTCAAATCTAAAACCTTCATATTTTTTACTAGTGGCTCACCGCTAGAAACCTTTTCTTCTATAGTTCTCTTTAACTCATTCCTGTTGAAAGTCAAGATTAAACTATTGTATTTTACAAAAAACAAAGGTTGCTGAACCGAAATAGAATCAGAAAACAATTCTGTCCAAACTCTTCCATCCTCTACCTTACTCTCCTTCGGACTATTTTGTTTCACTTGAGCAATCAGAGGACCAACGACAAACAGTAGATATAGTAAAAAATTGAGTTTCATTTTGAATAAATTTAAAATAGCACATTTTTTTTGACAGTACTTCTTAATAGAAATTAACTTTCCAAGAGAACACATAATTACAAAGTTCAAGCTAAACTATTACACTATTTAGTGACAATGCGCTTCACCTCATAAGACCCACACTGTGGACACATTTCAATTTGATCAGTTCCGAAGCAGGTCTCAGTTTCATCGTACTCAAGTTCTGACTCTTTGCCTTCCCAATTACAATCTGAGCATTTGTACTTCTCGTCCATGGATTTTTTTTACAAAGATGAGGGAATTTCAGAAAATGACAATCTAAATATCTGAAAGAATCAAGCATACTATTATTCCATAAGACTCTTGTGAAACACTTTGAAACCACCTGTGAAAAAGCTATTCCACCAAACTTCACTAAGAAAACAAAAAGGTTATCAAATAAGGAAAAGCATATTATGAGAAAATACTCACCTATTTACATTTCACTACAAACCAATTGATTAAACGAATCAAATAGTCATTCCGCTTGTCCTTTATAGAGTATCGCCTATCAACCTACAAACTCCCTTCCATAGATTTCTCTAAACTTCTAGCTTTGGTGAGGAAGGTTTTCACATCCATCTCTTTATAATAGAGCATTCCATGACATCCTCTTAAGCGTGGATGCTCGTTTTCGTAAAAGTAATTTTTACCTAAAACCAATTGTATTTGTTTGAGTTGCTCTATCCAAATTTGCTGGGCCAGCTGACTAAATTTCCCGTCTAACATATAACTCGGAAAACTCGCTTCCACCTGACTCAAATAGCAATGACTAAAAGCATTCTCAACTGAAGAGAGTGAGTTTAACGAAACCGGGACCAAAACTTCTGATTCTGAAGGATGGAAACGATACCATACATTTCTATATCCCACAATTTTCAATTCGGAAACATCCTCTTCTTTTGACCAAAGACGAACCGCCTCGGCTACCGCTTGCAATACCTTATAATGGGTATCTGGCCCTGAGCCTTCTGGATCTAAAGCCAAACTGATTACCGTTGGTTTTGTTCTTTTGAATTCCTCTAAAATAGGCAATACATCGCGTTTGGACTCTGGTTGCTCTGTAAAAATATCTCCAGTATAAAAGCCCAATCGTAAATGTTTTACATTTTTGACCTGAACCCCAAAATGAGCCCAAACTAATTCCTCCTCAAACTCTCTAATTCTTCCTTTTAGCTTTTGGATATCGCTGGGATTTTTTTCACCATCGTAGCTATTACTCAATAATTCTATGATGAATTTAATTCGCAAGGTCAATTCCTTCACGCTGCTAAGCTGATAAATTTCAACCATATCACGTATCAAACGATGACAAAGCCCCCTCCTTCTTTGAATCAACTCCCCTGAAGCCACCTGATTCAAATAATGGTAAATATCTTTATCCCTCTTTAGCTTATATCCTGACTGGAAAAAATCAGGATATTTCAACATCTGAATCAATCCTTGCTCCATAAAAGAAAGCGCATCTTGGAGGATGTTAATGATAAAACTATTGGTAACCGCCGTAAATCCAGAAGTTAGAATAGAAAAAGTAAAGTTATTGCTAGCCTCTCGAAGCTCATGACTAATATGGGGAAAAATCCCAAGCATTATATCATCGTGATGAGGGCCGGTATGATAGTAATTTTGGTTTTGACTAGTTTCCATTCCCTTCTTAATCTTAGACTGAATGGATAAAATAACTTCATGCACTGTATTCAACGATAAATTAGGAATCAAAGTACACCATTCATCAGCTTGTAAGTCTTCCAAAGTAATATGATGCGCATAAATATCATTTTTCACACAAAGGTCGATAATAGCTTTCTCGGTTTTCTCGAAAGTCCATTCCCCTTCTTTATAGTATTTCTCTATGCTATCCTGCAATTTACTGGCTGCACTATTAGTGATATAAAATCTGGCATTCTTCATTTTATGCAAAGCACTGGCCGGAAACTCATTGGATGCTTTACATTCCAAGGAATTCTTCACCACTTGGGCTTTTGCTTCCCCAGCAGCAATAATAATAGTCACCGCATTGGGCTGATACGAAATAGTTTGCAAACCAATAGTGATGACCAATCTATTTTTTGAAATTTCTATTCCACCTAAATCTCCAGCCGCCACAGCTTGAGTTTCGAAGTTGGTTTCTGTTAATCGAGTAGTTGAGAAATGGTCGGAACCACGCGTATTAAAAGCAATATGACCATCGGGGCCGATGCCTCCAAGGAAAAAACCAATTCCTCCCAACTCCTGTATCTTTCTTTCATAGCCACTACACCAATCATCTATAAGCATGATGGATTCTTTTTGCAATCGCTCTATGTCGGATTTAGCTTCTCTGTATCGCAAAGTCAAATCGACCTTTAGCTCAGGAAATACCTTATCATACTTCAAACCTTCAGCCAAAGGAATCTCATTGGCATCAATAAGTAGCGCCAAATTGGGATTCAATCCAAAGCCTTTGATATAATACTCTTTCACATACCAAGAAAAACTATTATGTTGCTCTGGGTTGATGGGATAAAACTCGTCGATTTGAACAAAATGCAATTGGCTTAAATCAGGTTTTGTTTGTGTTGATAGTCCATATTCCTCACAAATGGCATTTACTTTATCATTGCCCCAGTTTTTGATGATATACTGTGTCCATTTAATAAAGTGTTCTGGAGTTTTTCCGGTAGGAAGACTAATAACACCTTTTGGGTTTTGCTGCACCCATTCTATAAATCTCAATGCCGTAAATTTTCCTAAATCAGGGAAATTATCAACGGTGATATAAGGCATTTGACTTTGCATTTGTGTTCTTTCAGATTTCTGAAGATATACTTTTTCAACTGGACTAAAATGAGACATGATTTTGTGTTTAATTATGGATTACAAATATAGGGAATGTTGTTGGAAAAAAGAGGACCGAGGACCGAGGACCGAGGACCGAGGACCGAGGACCGATGATAGATGACAGGTGACGGATGACCGATGATGGATGAAGAATGCATTATTAAGTTCATTTAGAAATTACTACCTCTTACTTCTCTCTTCTCTCTTCTCTCTTCTCTCTTCTCTCTTCTCTCTTCTCTCTTCTCTCTTCTACCCTATTTTCGCTGACAATTGTTGCATTTTAAAGGCGGCATCGTTATCCAAAACCAATTCTACATTCTGATGAGCTTGCAGAAAAGAAGCTGGAACATCGTGACTAAATGGCCTACAAAAAGACTCTTCCAAGATATCTGCTTTTTTAGCTCCCCAAGCCATTAAGAATATTTTCTTGGCGGAAAGAATGGTCTTCACTCCCATGGTTATGGCTTGTTTGGGCACAAACTCGGCTCCTCCAAAATCTTTGGCGGCATCGGAAATTGTAAGTTCATCCAAAACCACTCTTCTGGTGATGGAATCGAAACCAGAACCTGGCTCGTTAAACCCAATATGACCAGTTCTTCCAATTCCCAACACCTGAATATCTAACCCACCACAATTCTGAATTAAAGATTCATAGTCTTGACAAAACTGGTCAAGCTCCTCCTCTTTTAAAACCCCTGCTGGAATATGAATATTTTCCTTGGGGATGTTAATGTGATTAAAAAGATAGTGATTCATAAAATAATGATAACTGTTTTCATCATCTTTAACTAAATTGCAATATTCATCCAGATTGAAGGTAATGACATTATCAAAACTCAATCCTTCTTCTTTATGTAAACGAATGAGTTCTTTATAAACCAATATCGGACTAGAACCTGTTGCCAAGCCCAACACACAGTTTTGATTCAATAGCCG encodes:
- the nagB gene encoding glucosamine-6-phosphate deaminase, translating into MQTKQNHFNLRSFPIITKQKMAAFQHPQKSVASQYVAHKIADEIREKRLLNQNCVLGLATGSSPILVYKELIRLHKEEGLSFDNVITFNLDEYCNLVKDDENSYHYFMNHYLFNHINIPKENIHIPAGVLKEEELDQFCQDYESLIQNCGGLDIQVLGIGRTGHIGFNEPGSGFDSITRRVVLDELTISDAAKDFGGAEFVPKQAITMGVKTILSAKKIFLMAWGAKKADILEESFCRPFSHDVPASFLQAHQNVELVLDNDAAFKMQQLSAKIG